In Dermacentor variabilis isolate Ectoservices chromosome 7, ASM5094787v1, whole genome shotgun sequence, a genomic segment contains:
- the LOC142588551 gene encoding uncharacterized protein LOC142588551, producing MLSRSTADQGKDQVGTTSGTTDDVEIHAVQSLGYMVTSETQRLLQQETSRDSNGLAEKGVQIVKRILKKAREAREDFWRGLLAYRSTPLEDGHSPDELLRRRRLRSNLPDFGRVSRTPVRKHHQAKAGKPLLILRRGTKVRLQDATAWSPKVKQGHRVLRRNRRHLLRAGEQYRGEGEDDCEENPPCENSRAPAAPAEPTAQASEASSLETAVGSMLPASDGDPSPGIQPTHATRRSTRVVRPPQKLHYDEHFQQVS from the exons ATGTTGTCACGCTCAACGGCTGACCAGGGCAAAGATCAAGTTGGCACTACTTCTGGTACCACAGACGACGTGGAGATCCATGCGGTGCAGTCCTTGGGCTACATGGTCACTTCCGAAACGCAGCGGTTACTGCAGCAAGAAACGTCTCGTGAC TCGAACGGCTTGGCTGAGAAAGGTGTGCAAATCGTGAAGCGCATCCTGAAAAAGGCTCGAGAGGCGAGGGAGGACTTCTGGCGGGGTTTACTAGCCTATCGCTCAACACCACTGGAAGATGGGCATTCTCCGGATGAGCTTCTGCGAAGAAGGCGACTTCGTTCTAACCTTCCTGACTTCGGCAGGGTGTCCCGGACCCCTGTGAGGAAGCACCACCAAGCCAAGGCCGGGAAGCCTTTGCTAATACTGCGCAGAGGCACGAAGGTGAGGCTTCAGGATGCGACTGCGTGGTCCCCAAAAGTGAAG CAAGGTCACCGTGTTCTGCGGCGCAACCGCCGACATCTACTGAGGGCGGGTGAACAGTACAGGGGTGAAGGTGAGGACGACTGCGAGGAGAATCCACCGTGTGAAAACTCCCGTGCGCCTGCAGCACCAGCTGAGCCAACAGCGCAAGCCTCCGAGGCGTCATCTCTAGAAACAGCCGTAGGATCGATGCTACCAGCAAGTGACGGCGATCCTTCGCCTGGCATCCAACCGACGCATGCTACTAGGAGGTCGACTCGTGTCGTCCGGCCTCCCCAGAAGCTTCATTATGATGAACATTTTCAGCAAGTATCATAA
- the LOC142587323 gene encoding uncharacterized protein LOC142587323, translating to MTQKPRASKRRLLRFGMARVCDRAAIGDDDRRCEFCSKLFIQSKNMLQHIRNVHKMAVDVKKLMKCDVCGTSLPTMEKYSVHQIAAHNFEADVHLVFRNSKEFHEWTAEEESSQNCWVILPTGSEKLASGGTRIHYHCNRSGEARKKEGHSDRREKSQGSCRSDLVL from the exons atgacacagaaaccacgtgcgtccaaacgccgcctactccgcttcggaatggcgcgcgtctgtgatcgagctgccatcggcgatgacgatcgtcgctgcgaattttgcagcaaactattcatacagagcaagaacatgctgcaacacatcaggaacgttcacaaaatggccgtggatgtcaagaaattgatgaaatgcgacgtatgtggcacttccctgcctacaatggagaagtattcggtgcaccagatcgctgcgcacaacttcgaggctgacgtgcacctggtgttccggaacagtaagg aatttcatgaatggaCAGCAGAAGAAGAGAGTAGCCAGAACTGCTGGGTCATTTTGCCCACGGGCTCCGAAAAGCTGGCCAGTGGAGGGACAAGGATCCACTATCACTGTAATagatcaggcgaggcaaggaaaaaggaaggtcatagtgaccgtcgggagaaaagtcaggggagctgtaggtctg atcttgtactatga